The following are encoded together in the Pedobacter sp. D749 genome:
- a CDS encoding Ldh family oxidoreductase, which yields MNFITFTETNLRAFTYTVFKKMGCSDEHADLATDVLIRSDLRGIDSHGVARLSGYVRLWEKKRINATPDIKIVHETPTTATIDGDAGLGLVVAPFAMKVAIEKAEKYGSGWVSVKNSNHFGIAGYHALMAVEKDMIGISMTNASPLVAPTYANERLLGTNPMCYAFPAGKYPPVIVDMATAAAANGKLEIAQRANKSIPDGWVQDKNGENSTDPNELKNGGSLLPLGSDKDHGSHKGYGLSATVDILSAVLSGANYGPWVPPFVAFLEPSANPVGEGLGHFLGAMRVDGFRPAADFKDHLDNWVDRFKSAKTIDPDKKVIIPGEPEHEFEQERKISGIPIIDVVVKDLNELALKLGIEELG from the coding sequence ATGAACTTCATTACTTTTACCGAAACCAACCTTAGGGCTTTTACTTATACTGTTTTTAAAAAAATGGGCTGTTCTGATGAGCATGCCGATTTAGCAACCGACGTGTTAATCCGATCAGATTTGCGGGGAATCGATTCTCACGGCGTTGCACGATTAAGTGGCTACGTTCGTCTTTGGGAAAAGAAAAGGATCAACGCCACGCCTGATATCAAAATCGTACATGAAACACCAACCACTGCCACCATTGATGGTGATGCAGGTTTAGGTTTGGTGGTTGCACCATTCGCTATGAAAGTTGCTATCGAAAAAGCTGAAAAATATGGTAGCGGATGGGTTTCAGTTAAAAACTCCAATCATTTTGGAATTGCCGGTTACCATGCTTTAATGGCAGTTGAAAAGGATATGATCGGCATCAGTATGACCAATGCAAGCCCCTTGGTTGCACCTACTTATGCCAATGAACGTTTATTGGGTACCAATCCTATGTGTTATGCTTTCCCGGCAGGAAAATATCCACCGGTAATTGTAGATATGGCTACGGCAGCTGCAGCAAATGGCAAATTGGAGATTGCTCAACGTGCCAATAAAAGCATTCCTGATGGCTGGGTTCAGGATAAAAATGGCGAAAACTCTACAGACCCTAACGAATTAAAAAACGGCGGTTCGCTTTTGCCTTTGGGCAGCGATAAAGATCATGGCAGCCATAAAGGTTATGGGTTAAGTGCTACTGTCGACATTTTATCGGCAGTATTATCCGGCGCAAATTACGGCCCTTGGGTGCCGCCTTTTGTGGCTTTTTTAGAGCCATCGGCAAATCCGGTTGGCGAAGGACTTGGCCACTTTTTAGGAGCTATGCGCGTAGATGGTTTCAGACCAGCCGCAGACTTTAAAGACCATTTAGATAACTGGGTAGATCGCTTTAAAAGTGCAAAAACAATAGATCCTGATAAAAAGGTAATCATCCCGGGCGAACCGGAGCATGAATTTGAGCAGGAAAGAAAAATTAGTGGTATTCCGATCATTGATGTAGTGGTAAAGGATTTGAATGAACTTGCTTTGAAATTGGGGATAGAAGAGTTAGGCTAA
- a CDS encoding beta-glucosidase, translated as MPKSIKYLYLLPTLFFSCGLFAQVKKGQVLPYKNPKLGIDLRVRDLISRMTPEEKFWQLFMIPGDVTEKNKDQFKKGIFGLQVSAAAQGSGNAQQMLTYNTSEDGLSLAKKVNKIQKYFIEETRLGIPIIPFDEALHGLVRQGATAFPQSIGLAASFDTALVAKIGTAIANEAKARGLRDLLAPVINMATDVRWGRVEETYGEDPYLTTVLGHAFMNAIERQNIIVTPKHLIANVGDGGRDSYPIEMDKHFLEEIHFPAFKDGVKNVGIRSIMTSYNSVFGTPATSNKWLLTTKLKTEWGFKGFVISDAGAVGGANVLHFTAKDYKDATAQSINAGLDVIFQVDYNHYKLFLPAFLDGSIPKSRIDDALSRVLKAKFELGLFEHPYVDESIAEKMLSDQSNRNLAKEAALKSFVLLKNDNNTLPLKNVKQILLVGEDAIEARLGGYSGTGNNKINILDGLKNAVPNNVKVNYVKGSSRELQSYIPIDSQFLSVNQKAGLMGSYYKGLHFSGKPVKEVNDKTVNFSWTLYPPDEQLQVDDYAVRWTGKIKVQQNADVNIGLEGNDGYRLYLDDQLMIDNWDKKSFSTRTVPFHFEKNKEYAIKIEFFESKGNGKIKLIWDYNIRKSNEIADAVAAAKNNDAIVFVAGIKEGEFLDRAMLNLPGNQELLLEELEKTGKPIIVVLTGGSAINMQPWLNKVSAVLNVWYPGEAGGAAVADILLGKVNPSGKLPITYPIDESQLPLVYNHKPTGRGDDYNNLSGEPLFPFGYGLSYTNFSYNNLKFNRKSIAKNETAVVSFELKNTGNYEGEEVVQLYMRPLLSKLAQPVLALRAFQRIHLKVGETKIVSFKLDKEVLQTLNINNVWEVAPGEYRIMIGSSSKALYLKDNLTVKP; from the coding sequence ATGCCGAAATCAATAAAATACTTATACTTATTGCCCACACTTTTTTTCTCTTGCGGCCTTTTTGCTCAGGTTAAAAAAGGGCAGGTTTTACCTTATAAAAATCCAAAATTAGGTATCGATTTAAGGGTAAGAGACCTGATTTCGAGAATGACACCTGAAGAGAAATTCTGGCAGTTGTTCATGATTCCCGGAGATGTAACCGAAAAAAATAAAGATCAGTTTAAGAAAGGTATTTTTGGTTTGCAGGTAAGTGCAGCTGCACAAGGAAGTGGTAATGCACAACAAATGTTAACTTACAATACCTCTGAAGACGGACTTTCTCTGGCTAAAAAGGTAAATAAGATTCAAAAATACTTCATTGAAGAAACCCGTCTGGGCATTCCAATCATTCCATTTGATGAGGCTTTACACGGTTTGGTTAGGCAAGGAGCTACGGCCTTCCCGCAATCAATTGGTTTGGCTGCAAGTTTCGATACTGCCTTAGTGGCCAAAATCGGTACCGCTATTGCAAATGAGGCAAAAGCACGTGGCTTGAGAGATCTTTTGGCACCTGTAATCAATATGGCAACAGATGTGAGATGGGGCAGGGTAGAAGAAACTTATGGAGAAGATCCATATTTAACAACTGTGCTGGGACATGCTTTTATGAATGCCATAGAAAGGCAGAATATCATTGTTACACCAAAGCATCTTATTGCCAATGTTGGCGATGGTGGGCGCGATAGTTATCCTATTGAAATGGATAAACATTTTTTAGAAGAAATCCACTTTCCAGCATTCAAAGATGGAGTTAAAAATGTGGGCATCCGTTCAATAATGACTTCCTATAATAGTGTTTTTGGTACGCCTGCAACCTCTAATAAATGGTTGCTTACCACTAAACTGAAAACGGAATGGGGCTTTAAAGGCTTCGTGATTTCTGATGCAGGTGCAGTTGGAGGTGCCAATGTTTTACATTTTACGGCCAAAGATTATAAAGATGCCACAGCACAATCAATTAATGCAGGCCTTGATGTAATCTTCCAGGTAGATTATAATCATTACAAACTTTTTCTACCTGCATTTTTAGACGGGAGCATTCCAAAATCGAGAATAGATGATGCATTGTCAAGGGTTCTGAAAGCTAAATTTGAGCTGGGTCTGTTTGAGCATCCTTATGTGGATGAAAGTATTGCTGAAAAGATGTTAAGCGATCAAAGTAATCGCAATCTGGCCAAAGAGGCCGCTTTAAAATCTTTTGTATTGCTAAAAAATGATAACAATACACTTCCGTTAAAAAATGTAAAACAGATCCTACTGGTAGGGGAAGACGCCATTGAAGCCAGATTAGGTGGCTATAGCGGTACTGGAAACAATAAGATAAATATATTGGATGGCTTAAAAAACGCAGTACCCAATAACGTTAAGGTTAATTATGTAAAAGGTAGTAGCCGGGAGCTGCAGTCTTATATTCCTATAGACAGCCAGTTTCTTTCTGTCAATCAGAAAGCAGGATTAATGGGAAGCTATTATAAAGGGCTTCACTTTTCAGGGAAACCCGTTAAAGAAGTAAATGATAAGACAGTTAATTTCAGTTGGACATTATACCCCCCAGATGAACAGCTCCAAGTGGATGATTATGCTGTGAGGTGGACTGGTAAAATTAAGGTGCAGCAGAATGCCGATGTTAATATCGGATTAGAGGGAAATGATGGTTACCGATTATATTTGGATGATCAATTGATGATCGATAACTGGGATAAAAAGTCTTTCAGTACCAGGACAGTTCCGTTTCATTTCGAGAAAAATAAGGAGTATGCCATTAAAATTGAATTTTTTGAATCTAAAGGCAATGGTAAAATCAAACTGATTTGGGATTATAATATCAGGAAATCAAACGAAATAGCTGATGCAGTGGCTGCGGCAAAGAATAATGATGCCATTGTATTCGTTGCAGGTATAAAAGAAGGAGAATTTTTGGATCGGGCAATGTTAAATCTGCCCGGTAACCAGGAATTGTTGTTGGAAGAACTCGAAAAAACAGGAAAACCGATTATCGTGGTATTAACTGGTGGAAGCGCCATTAATATGCAGCCCTGGTTAAATAAAGTAAGCGCGGTTTTAAACGTGTGGTACCCTGGCGAAGCAGGAGGCGCTGCTGTTGCCGATATCTTGCTCGGAAAAGTAAATCCATCAGGTAAACTTCCAATTACTTACCCGATTGACGAATCGCAGTTGCCTTTGGTTTACAACCACAAACCTACCGGAAGAGGCGATGATTATAACAACTTAAGCGGCGAACCACTTTTTCCATTCGGATATGGATTAAGTTATACCAACTTTTCCTACAACAATTTAAAGTTTAACCGCAAAAGCATCGCTAAAAATGAAACCGCTGTGGTAAGCTTCGAACTTAAAAATACAGGCAATTACGAAGGTGAAGAAGTGGTACAGCTGTACATGAGACCTTTGTTAAGCAAATTAGCCCAGCCAGTTCTTGCTCTCAGGGCTTTCCAGAGAATACATTTAAAGGTTGGTGAAACAAAGATAGTTTCATTTAAGCTAGATAAGGAGGTTTTGCAAACACTGAATATCAATAACGTATGGGAAGTAGCTCCAGGGGAATATAGAATTATGATTGGATCATCAAGTAAGGCACTTTATTTAAAAGATAACTTAACCGTTAAGCCTTAA
- a CDS encoding alpha-L-fucosidase encodes MKLSSLLIAFIFCVNIAFAQRNDILNESTKYEWPQDEAVKKKLDTWQDQKFGMIIHWGLYTVPGIIESWSICSEDWIERDSTIKYEDYKKWYWGQSEKFNPTKFNPEQWAKAGKDAGMKYLVFTTKHHDGFAMFDTKESDFSIAKGPFANNPKKDVAKYVFDAFRKENFMIGAYFSKPDWHSQYYWWDKYATADRNNNYDIRKNPWRWNMFKSYTQNQIGELMNNYGSIDILWLDGGWVRPRASVNKEVLSWGAPIPEWSQDIDMPKIAADARKVQPGLIVVDRTVHGQFENYQTPEQKIPEKQLDYPWESCMTLGGAWGFVPNDQYKSAGEVVHKLVEIVAKGGSLLLGIGPKADGTLPDNVIARLEEIGKWTSKNGIAIYGTRITKNYHDGQNWFTQSKDGKTIYGISLINNTTNKEISWQGSIPKTGSLITILGTNQKVKWTLKDGKVHFNFPKTAEKIALTFSFTPETN; translated from the coding sequence ATGAAATTAAGTAGCCTTTTAATTGCCTTTATCTTTTGCGTCAATATCGCTTTTGCGCAACGTAACGATATCCTCAATGAATCAACAAAATATGAATGGCCACAAGATGAGGCAGTAAAAAAGAAGCTCGATACCTGGCAAGACCAAAAGTTTGGAATGATTATCCACTGGGGACTTTACACTGTTCCAGGGATTATCGAATCATGGTCTATCTGCTCTGAAGATTGGATTGAAAGGGATAGTACTATCAAATACGAAGATTATAAAAAATGGTATTGGGGCCAGAGCGAAAAATTTAACCCAACAAAATTCAATCCTGAGCAATGGGCAAAGGCAGGTAAGGATGCTGGAATGAAATACCTGGTTTTTACCACCAAACACCACGATGGCTTTGCCATGTTCGATACCAAAGAAAGCGATTTCAGCATTGCAAAAGGTCCATTTGCCAACAACCCTAAAAAAGATGTTGCTAAATATGTGTTCGATGCTTTCCGTAAGGAAAATTTTATGATCGGTGCTTATTTTTCTAAACCCGACTGGCATTCTCAATACTATTGGTGGGACAAATACGCCACTGCAGATAGAAATAACAATTATGATATCAGAAAAAATCCGTGGCGTTGGAATATGTTTAAAAGCTATACCCAAAACCAGATCGGCGAGTTGATGAACAATTACGGAAGCATTGATATTTTATGGTTAGATGGTGGCTGGGTTCGTCCAAGGGCTAGTGTAAACAAAGAAGTGCTTTCCTGGGGGGCGCCAATTCCGGAATGGAGTCAGGATATTGATATGCCTAAGATTGCCGCTGATGCCAGAAAAGTACAGCCTGGTTTAATTGTGGTGGATAGAACTGTACATGGCCAGTTTGAAAACTACCAAACCCCTGAACAGAAAATCCCTGAAAAGCAATTGGATTACCCATGGGAAAGTTGCATGACCTTGGGGGGCGCCTGGGGTTTTGTACCCAACGATCAGTATAAATCAGCAGGAGAAGTGGTTCATAAATTGGTAGAAATTGTAGCCAAAGGCGGAAGTTTACTTTTAGGTATTGGGCCAAAAGCTGATGGAACGCTACCTGATAATGTGATTGCCAGATTAGAGGAAATTGGGAAGTGGACCAGCAAAAACGGCATAGCCATATACGGAACAAGGATTACCAAAAACTACCATGATGGACAGAACTGGTTTACGCAAAGTAAAGATGGTAAAACTATTTACGGCATCAGTTTAATTAACAATACGACAAACAAAGAAATTTCATGGCAAGGAAGTATACCTAAAACAGGAAGTCTCATTACCATTTTAGGTACCAATCAAAAGGTAAAATGGACATTGAAAGACGGTAAAGTACACTTCAATTTTCCTAAAACAGCGGAGAAAATAGCTTTGACTTTTTCTTTTACACCCGAAACTAATTAG
- a CDS encoding SusD/RagB family nutrient-binding outer membrane lipoprotein, which yields MKKLIIKASFLVLSLTVAVGCKKDIDDKFNNPENVLDPNLPGLFTGMLNNDRVAAKYWNMRTFLSQMPGVYAQTTYIANGNTVYQQSDSYSQQYWDDFYSPGGNGSGPVALYRAMERKFNSLSSTDQAAQRVILQAAKVVLIEQAAKMVDLWGDIPYSEAGGLTTNDLIKNPKYDEQKALYTSFIADLASAGTYFKTATSTAAFAKADILLKGDLNKWTRYANSLRLRLLMRISKTDEATAKTAVLQMLGDQTNFPLVDGGNVGTYNPGVSDILLQPLTNSSSDLHDAFFEGSWYATDYMLNTVLLPANDPRIPVLYDKFGRVKKVAGKDQFVQNPTYKAMPVTFTTAQQESSFADYAVLDSGTFVFNQKLPGILITASEVNLLKAEAFERWGSTADAKTAYDMALRQSVAFYYYLNSINQGAYVKETFPSATTIDTWVNTSNAAYTDASTDKLTKIYTQKWVHFGVLQATEAWSEYRRTGIPLLTFPTNGKQAGYETPPTRLIYPAKEKTLNSANYQAVVAKDTRKTKIFWMP from the coding sequence ATGAAAAAATTAATCATAAAAGCAAGTTTTCTTGTATTGTCACTAACTGTTGCGGTTGGTTGCAAAAAGGATATTGATGATAAATTTAATAACCCTGAAAACGTTTTAGACCCCAACTTACCAGGATTATTTACCGGAATGCTCAATAATGACCGTGTAGCTGCTAAGTATTGGAACATGCGTACATTCTTAAGTCAAATGCCAGGAGTGTATGCTCAAACTACTTACATTGCTAACGGCAATACCGTTTATCAGCAAAGCGATAGTTACTCACAACAATACTGGGATGATTTCTATAGCCCGGGAGGAAATGGAAGTGGACCTGTTGCTTTATACAGGGCAATGGAAAGGAAATTTAATTCACTTTCATCTACAGATCAAGCTGCTCAAAGAGTTATTTTACAAGCAGCAAAAGTAGTGCTTATTGAGCAAGCTGCTAAGATGGTAGATTTATGGGGTGATATTCCTTATTCAGAAGCGGGAGGCTTAACAACAAATGATTTGATTAAAAATCCTAAATACGATGAACAAAAGGCACTATATACTAGCTTTATTGCTGATTTAGCAAGTGCAGGCACTTATTTCAAAACAGCAACTTCTACAGCTGCTTTCGCTAAAGCAGACATTCTCTTAAAGGGTGATTTAAATAAATGGACCAGATATGCTAATTCATTACGGTTAAGGCTGTTAATGCGTATCTCAAAAACTGATGAAGCAACCGCAAAAACTGCTGTACTTCAAATGTTAGGCGATCAGACTAATTTTCCATTAGTTGATGGTGGTAATGTTGGCACTTACAATCCAGGTGTTTCTGATATTTTATTACAGCCTCTTACAAACAGTTCAAGCGATTTGCACGATGCATTTTTTGAAGGTAGTTGGTATGCTACTGATTATATGTTGAATACAGTTTTGCTACCAGCAAATGATCCAAGGATCCCTGTATTATATGACAAATTTGGTCGGGTAAAGAAAGTGGCAGGAAAAGATCAATTTGTTCAGAATCCAACTTATAAAGCAATGCCTGTTACTTTCACCACAGCCCAACAAGAATCAAGCTTTGCTGATTATGCGGTGTTAGATTCCGGAACTTTTGTTTTCAACCAAAAACTTCCGGGAATTTTAATTACAGCATCAGAAGTTAACTTGTTAAAAGCAGAAGCTTTTGAAAGATGGGGCAGTACAGCAGATGCTAAAACCGCTTATGATATGGCTTTAAGGCAATCTGTGGCATTTTATTACTACCTGAATAGTATAAATCAAGGGGCGTATGTTAAGGAAACTTTTCCGTCAGCAACAACAATTGATACTTGGGTAAATACTTCTAATGCAGCTTATACTGATGCTTCAACAGATAAACTAACCAAGATTTACACTCAAAAATGGGTACACTTTGGTGTTCTTCAAGCAACAGAGGCATGGTCCGAATACAGAAGAACCGGTATTCCTTTGTTAACATTCCCGACAAACGGAAAGCAAGCAGGCTATGAGACGCCTCCAACGAGATTAATTTATCCGGCAAAAGAGAAAACTTTAAATAGTGCAAACTATCAGGCTGTAGTAGCTAAAGATACCCGCAAAACTAAAATATTCTGGATGCCTTAA
- a CDS encoding SusC/RagA family TonB-linked outer membrane protein, translated as MKKMYLKCLSVLLLCFLTITAFAQKNITGTVKDASGPLPGVSVSVRGTAKVTQTDGSGKFSLSVSPNEILVFTAIGYAKQEISINDQTSINVTLKESSNQLDEVNVVTTALGIKRQEKSLGYAVSTVTAKQLTEAGNTNFASALYGKAAGVKITTAPGGASSAVNVQIRGINSINYNQQPLYVVDGVMIRNDGQNGAAGANNNNYWDDQRVRGNGILDINPADIESLTVLKGASASALYGSDAASGVVVITTKKGSKNRGLGVDFNYQGSIDQVAFLPNFQNTYGPGYDRETNVANGATEEGWIADAVSPSGFRPYFRAYANFGPKMEGQQVRWWDGSIRSYSPQPNNYRDVYQNGYTSNANVAISNQTEGVNYRFSASRLDYKGTQPGNTGAKNTFNLNSTVKLAPKLSADVIVSYVNTITKNRPYQLGQVLGSFAGFFSRAEDMGLMKERFQTSNGYKYATFDQTARPEPFLFNIRATNLLDFYWQQLKNQYDENENRLLSSFTLNYDVAKNLKLRGRIGNDYTSVKTENHQFTEIPSALNTNTSTGAYTTTQGQYSVLYGDALLTYSNKIGEDFGLSISGGYQGRKETYKDLKSNTRDGLVTENFFALSNSFNVAETTEARKEQLKYAYLGLVNLSYKDFLFAEGTARQEYVSTLPPGNNQYSYYSVNSGFVFSDLWKLPKFWSYGKLRASYGVVGNAPPIYEANISYKQTSLQSINGPVPSIVSLNSYGNLGLMPEKKHEAEFGLETRFLNGRLGLDVSYYNNKIKNQILPLDVTATNGAQKQIVNVGEVGNKGWEIALNATPVSGKFRWDTRLNFSTNKSKVNSLYDVNSEINFYSSDQATAKIVARAGEDLGNIYIRPRKTDANGNYLINDDGYYVMDNSVYVKAGNIMPKAVGGFSNTFSYGNFALDVTIDYRFGGKMIAPNLKYMRGAGMLENSMEFRDAASGGLSYTSNGKTYNDGVVLQGVNQTTGLPNTKVLSAADYYITTYNWGEGSLTEAEIFDNDYIKMREIVLSYKIPASFTKKLKISNLRFSLIGRNLFYIHRTLKDLDPEAPLGNKWWSQGVDVGSTAASRNFGFSLNANF; from the coding sequence ATGAAAAAAATGTACTTAAAGTGTCTAAGTGTGTTGTTGTTATGTTTTTTAACAATAACAGCATTTGCACAAAAGAATATTACCGGCACAGTAAAAGATGCGTCGGGGCCTCTTCCGGGTGTAAGCGTTTCTGTTAGAGGAACTGCAAAAGTAACTCAAACAGATGGCAGTGGAAAATTCTCTCTATCAGTAAGCCCTAACGAAATTTTGGTATTTACTGCAATAGGTTATGCCAAGCAAGAAATTAGCATAAACGATCAAACATCAATAAATGTAACCCTAAAAGAAAGCTCTAATCAGCTTGATGAAGTTAACGTAGTAACAACTGCACTGGGGATTAAGCGCCAGGAAAAATCTCTTGGTTACGCAGTAAGTACAGTAACGGCTAAACAATTAACAGAAGCAGGAAATACCAATTTTGCATCTGCATTATATGGTAAAGCTGCAGGTGTTAAAATTACAACAGCTCCAGGTGGTGCCAGTAGTGCGGTAAATGTTCAAATCAGGGGTATTAACTCTATTAACTACAATCAACAACCTTTATATGTTGTGGATGGGGTAATGATCAGAAATGATGGACAAAATGGTGCAGCAGGAGCAAACAATAATAACTATTGGGATGATCAACGTGTACGTGGTAATGGCATTTTAGATATCAACCCTGCAGATATCGAAAGTTTAACCGTATTAAAAGGAGCAAGTGCATCTGCGCTTTATGGTTCTGATGCAGCGAGTGGAGTTGTAGTAATTACGACCAAAAAAGGTTCAAAGAACAGAGGTTTAGGAGTTGATTTTAACTACCAGGGTTCAATTGATCAGGTTGCTTTCTTACCTAACTTCCAAAACACTTATGGTCCTGGTTATGATAGGGAAACTAACGTAGCAAACGGCGCAACTGAAGAAGGCTGGATTGCTGATGCAGTTTCTCCAAGTGGTTTCAGACCGTATTTCAGAGCCTATGCGAATTTTGGGCCTAAAATGGAAGGCCAACAAGTAAGGTGGTGGGATGGTTCAATTCGTTCATACTCTCCTCAACCAAATAACTATAGAGATGTATACCAAAATGGATATACTTCTAACGCAAACGTTGCAATTTCTAATCAGACAGAGGGCGTTAACTATCGTTTCTCTGCTTCTCGTTTAGATTATAAAGGTACTCAACCAGGAAATACCGGTGCTAAAAATACTTTTAACTTAAACTCTACAGTCAAACTTGCACCAAAATTATCTGCAGATGTGATTGTGAGTTATGTAAATACCATTACTAAAAACAGACCTTACCAATTAGGTCAGGTTTTAGGCTCATTTGCTGGTTTTTTCAGCCGTGCGGAAGATATGGGCCTCATGAAAGAAAGATTCCAAACGAGTAATGGTTACAAGTATGCTACTTTTGATCAAACTGCTCGTCCTGAACCATTCCTTTTCAATATCAGAGCAACCAATTTATTGGATTTTTATTGGCAACAATTGAAAAACCAATATGACGAAAATGAAAACAGGTTGTTATCTAGTTTCACTTTAAACTATGACGTAGCCAAAAACCTAAAGTTGAGAGGACGTATTGGTAATGACTATACCAGTGTTAAAACCGAAAATCATCAGTTTACTGAAATTCCAAGCGCGCTGAACACGAATACAAGTACTGGAGCTTATACAACAACTCAAGGACAGTATTCTGTACTTTACGGAGACGCATTGTTAACTTACTCAAACAAAATTGGTGAAGATTTTGGTCTATCAATTAGTGGTGGTTACCAAGGTAGAAAAGAAACTTATAAAGACTTAAAATCAAACACTAGAGATGGACTAGTAACAGAGAACTTCTTTGCATTATCTAACTCTTTTAATGTGGCAGAGACTACTGAAGCACGTAAAGAGCAACTTAAGTATGCTTACTTAGGTTTAGTGAATTTAAGTTATAAGGATTTCTTATTTGCTGAAGGTACGGCCAGACAAGAATATGTTTCTACCCTTCCTCCAGGAAACAATCAATACTCTTATTATTCAGTAAACAGTGGTTTTGTGTTTAGTGATCTTTGGAAATTACCAAAATTCTGGAGTTATGGAAAATTAAGAGCCTCTTACGGCGTGGTAGGTAATGCTCCTCCAATTTATGAAGCAAACATTTCATATAAACAAACTTCTTTACAAAGTATCAATGGCCCTGTGCCATCAATAGTATCTTTGAACTCGTATGGAAACTTAGGCTTAATGCCTGAAAAGAAGCATGAAGCTGAATTTGGTTTAGAAACCAGATTTTTAAACGGCCGATTAGGTTTAGATGTGAGTTATTATAATAATAAGATCAAAAATCAAATCTTACCTTTAGATGTTACGGCAACAAATGGCGCACAAAAGCAGATTGTAAACGTTGGTGAAGTAGGTAATAAAGGATGGGAGATTGCTTTAAACGCAACACCGGTTTCTGGAAAATTTAGATGGGATACCCGTTTAAACTTCTCAACCAATAAATCGAAAGTTAATTCATTGTATGATGTCAATTCTGAGATCAATTTTTATTCTTCAGATCAGGCTACGGCTAAAATTGTGGCCAGAGCTGGCGAGGATTTGGGTAACATCTATATCCGCCCAAGAAAAACTGATGCGAATGGAAATTACTTAATTAATGATGATGGTTACTATGTAATGGATAATTCTGTTTATGTTAAGGCAGGAAACATTATGCCGAAAGCAGTTGGTGGTTTCTCTAACACTTTTAGCTACGGAAACTTTGCATTAGACGTAACTATCGATTACCGTTTCGGTGGCAAAATGATTGCGCCTAACTTGAAATATATGCGTGGTGCAGGTATGTTAGAAAATTCGATGGAATTCAGAGATGCAGCTAGTGGCGGTTTAAGTTATACCAGCAATGGTAAAACCTACAATGATGGTGTAGTTTTGCAGGGTGTAAATCAAACCACCGGATTGCCAAATACGAAGGTGCTTTCTGCTGCTGACTATTATATAACGACCTATAATTGGGGTGAAGGTTCATTAACCGAAGCAGAGATTTTTGATAACGATTATATCAAAATGAGAGAGATTGTGTTGAGCTATAAAATCCCGGCTTCTTTCACTAAAAAACTAAAAATTTCTAATTTAAGATTTTCATTGATCGGACGTAATCTATTTTACATCCACAGAACTTTGAAAGATCTGGACCCAGAGGCACCGCTAGGAAACAAATGGTGGTCGCAAGGTGTGGATGTCGGCTCAACAGCTGCATCTAGAAACTTTGGATTCTCATTAAATGCAAATTTTTAG